In Helianthus annuus cultivar XRQ/B chromosome 9, HanXRQr2.0-SUNRISE, whole genome shotgun sequence, the following are encoded in one genomic region:
- the LOC110922308 gene encoding probable receptor-like protein kinase At2g23200 — MNQTDNNFIRITNSSMESTLSFSLVILHFTLTRVSSQSQYMLPDRYFINCGSNSDINFTGKTFIRDENPATFSVSGGRKATHNNPTSNTSEIYRSARIFTQKSWYKLEADASNTFMMFTIEFTPSSGSSSAFVNAIEAFTAPSGPFMQVNLSPHVSSAGYIGEMDNISSSYTFSPIYRINVGGQSIDRDNLRRKWTPDDPFIFRSDPAKNVTLQGTFHHNGFWATRYDAPADVYKTARELSTNSSANNITWSFGVNKNAMYLVRAHFCDIISQGPDPPNGAFNFFIYGQYNKEINPGEMVKAPQIPFYYDFVVDSVESGFVNISIGAIPASRQPVFLNGLEIMELMKYSGVVGSAKISGVNDIKNGEKNKKKVYIVVGCVVGGLVFVLLIAFFIRLKCRKKKPAVRTERDSNTVPSYDWNSYTSKNTELTVKHPSQIPNRDLNLQFQFVDILKATKNFDESLVIGKGGFGKVYRGTLPDGKTVAMKRGGKGHGQGRPEFVTEIMVLSKIQHQHLVTLIGYCDEKSEMILVYEYMEKGTLQAHLYNTDKDIEKLSWSQRLEICIGAAQALHYLHTGLEHGIIHGDVKSTNILLNENFIAKVADFGISRWENDEESLMDIKGSFGYLDPEYISCMKLTQKSDVYSFGVVLLEVLCARPAVDNTLPLEEANLADWAIKQLKDGMVEKIVDPYLVDKIHLNSLTKYLETVDKCLKNTGDERPSMVDVLWDLEYALKFQSTVMDKEAYEDSTMKTSLFLSMSMIDRLPSKCNNDDSQVSEISLSSYPSESQVFSQLKIDEAQ, encoded by the exons ATGAATCAAACCGATAACAATTTCATTAGAATCACAAATTCTTCAATGGAATCCACCCTTTCTTTTTCCCTCGTCATTCTTCATTTTACTCTCACGCGTGTTTCCTCACAGTCACAATACATGTTACCAGACCGCTACTTCATTAACTGTGGATCAAACTCTGATATCAACTTCACCGGGAAGACATTCATCCGAGATGAAAACCCCGCTACCTTTTCAGTTTCTGGTGGCCGCAAGGCCACGCATAACAACCCCACATCCAATACATCAGAAATCTACCGATCAGCAAGAATTTTCACTCAGAAATCATGGTACAAACTCGAAGCAGATGCAAGCAACACTTTCATGATG TTTACCATTGAATTCACACCCTCCAGTGGCTCATCTTCTGCTTTTGTAAACGCCATTGAAGCTTTCACAGCACCATCTGGACCATTCATGCAAGTTAACCTTTCACCTCATGTATCATCCGCCGGATATATTGGTGAAATGGATAACATATCATCATCTTATACTTTCAGCCCAATATATAGAATTAATGTTGGTGGCCAGAGCATTGATCGTGACAATTTAAGAAGAAAATGGACACCAGATGATCCCTTCATCTTCAGAAGTGATCCAGCAAAAAACGTAACATTACAAGGCACGTTTCATCATAACGGATTTTGGGCTACCAGATACGATGCTCCAGCTGATGTATACAAAACAGCCAGAGAATTGAGCACTAATTCATCGGCGAATAATATTACATGGAGTTTTGGTGTTAATAAGAACGCCATGTACCTTGTTCGAGCTCATTTCTGTGACATTATAAGCCAAGGCCCTGACCCTCCTAACGGCGCCTTCAACTTCTTCATTTATGGCCAATATAATAAGGAGATTAATCCGGGTGAAATGGTTAAAGCGCCACAGATTCCCTTTTATTATGATTTTGTGGTGGATTCTGTTGAGTCAGGGTTTGTAAATATTAGTATCGGAGCGATTCCTGCTTCAAGACAACCCGTGTTTTTGAACGGGCTTGAGATCATGGAGTTGATGAAATACTCGGGTGTAGTTGGTAGTGCGAAGATTTCAGGGGTAAACGATATTAAGAACGGTGAGAAGAACAAGAAGAAAGTGTACATTGTGGTTGGATGTGTTGTTGGAGGCCTCGTGTTTGTTTTGTTAATAGCGTTCTTCATCAGGTTGAAGTGTCGAAAAAAGAAGCCCGCGGTCAGGACGGAAAGAGATTCTAACACAGTACCATCATACGACTGGAATTCATATACAAGCAAAAATACAGAACTTACCGTTAAGCACCCATCACAAATTCCTAATCGGGATCTCAACCTACAGTTCCAGTTTGTAGATATACTAAAAGCGACGAAAAACTTTGATGAGAGTTTAGTGATTGGAAAAGGCGGATTCGGGAAGGTCTATAGAGGAACTCTTCCGGATGGAAAGACAGTTGCAATGAAACGAGGCGGAAAAGGACACGGGCAGGGTCGGCCAGAATTCGTGACAGAAATTATGGTCTTGTCAAAAATACAACACCAACATCTAGTTACTTTAATAGGGTATTGTGACGAAAAATCCGAGATGATACTCGTGTACGAATATATGGAAAAGGGTACTCTTCAAGCTCATTTATACAACACTGACAAAGATATCGAGAAACTCTCATGGAGTCAGAGACTCGAGATCTGCATTGGCGCAGCTCAAGCATTACATTACCTTCACACGGGTTTGGAACACGGGATTATTCATGGTGATGTTAAGTCAACAAACATCTTGCTTAACGAAAATTTTATAGCAAAAGTGGCTGATTTTGGGATATCTCGGTGGGAAAACGACGAGGAAAGCTTGATGGATATCAAAGGGAGTTTCGGATATCTGGATCCCGAGTACATAAGTTGCATGAAACTGACTCAAAAGTCAGATGTTTACTCTTTTGGAGTCGTTTTGCTTGAAGTGCTCTGCGCAAGGCCCGCAGTTGATAATACGCTTCCTTTGGAGGAAGCAAATTTGGCTGACTGGGCGATCAAACAGTTGAAGGATGGGATGGTGGAGAAGATTGTTGACCCGTATCTAGTAGACAAGATACACCTGAATTCGTTAACAAAGTATTTGGAAACAGTTGACAAGTGTTTGAAAAACACGGGAGACGAGCGACCGAGTATGGTTGATGTGTTGTGGGACTTAGAATACGCGTTGAAGTTTCAATCAACGGTGATGGATAAAGAAGCATATGAAGATAGCACCATGAAGACCTCGTTGTTCTTGTCCATGTCGATGATTGACCGCTTGCCTTCTAAATGTAACAATGATGATTCTCAAGTGAGCGAGATCTCGCTCTCAAGTTACCCGAGTGAAAGCCAAGTGTTTTCCCAGTTGAAGATTGATGAAGCTCAATAG